In Harmonia axyridis chromosome X, icHarAxyr1.1, whole genome shotgun sequence, a single window of DNA contains:
- the LOC123686569 gene encoding uncharacterized protein LOC123686569: MKLLEFINDIVRDQLYGVVINNQYVIEFQKRGLPHAHIVVTFHEDDKLKDVEMVDRIINAYIPDRENQPLLYQRVADFHLHPPCGRINPETPCMADGKCTKYYPKSFREKTSLSVGRNTRPEYRRPADGREIFVAK, encoded by the coding sequence atgaaactgcTGGAATTCATTAACGACATCGTTCGAGATCAACTATATGGTGTCGTCATCAATAACCAATATGTAATTGAATTCCAAAAGAGGGGTCTACCACACGCCCATATCGTCGTCACATTCCATGAAGATGACAAATTGAAGGATGTTGAAATGGTCGACCGAATCATCAATGCCTATATTCCAGATAGAGAAAATCAACCCCTACTCTATCAGCGAGTTGCGGATTTTCATCTGCACCCTCCATGTGGCCGCATCAATCCGGAAACTCCCTGTATGGCAGATGGTAAATGTACCAAGTATTACCCTAAATCATTCAGAGAAAAGACCTCATTATCTGTTGGTCGTAATACGAGACCTGAATATAGAAGACCTGCCGATGGCAGAGAGATTTTTGTAGCTAAGTAG
- the LOC123686566 gene encoding uncharacterized protein LOC123686566, which translates to MVLSQSSIKKRLRQRRNECNSSSQTLNIRNRRDDKIENGRNCNNSPTIPFVPSIVQVKDDIENRNRLSNRELVVVLKRHPLIKSTAVVLNSQEAGFEKRAYINRAKQLKVVLQRNFWDLIDKFVCPPNFRPVSISTPDFQMRNLTVRLEKNATITDMVIFRQLKINRMRSLRISLPSSQLKYDELETPNNPIIPWPDTPSPSIISSMTSTTNRTQNQQLPATETRHRRRRHAEVPHRITYRNAITIEQDELETLCTRPNYCGTLTELCPFCGALFFTREKTTRDNEYTGCCNRGAFTIPALSACPPTLKDLYVGDGPLASQFRSQIRLINSLFAVASFKTSRPIPERRGQGHWCFTICGQIYHFISGIPNSQDKENIQLNEIYFLDVEEALARRNAFADDRVDPALMRLMESILRTHNRYIKAYKTMGDEIRQGKTQNLEVENIIIGMTKEPVINILGAQQNQNWRPGQSDIAAIFEGSEPPMKVDLVVYPHKPDDPDPINRHQQLKLLNPLADPMVYPLLFPCGDNGYSTGMKYNIRRGRTSGKTVTILQYYRFRLYVRDVFSSIHNGGKLFQQYIVDGWVKHEMSRLWWLRQNQNEFRRTAEETLRRFNQNRQNGHVGRAIILPSGFPGGDRYRQRQYLDAMTVVVRFGKPDLFITFTCNPNWPEIKNNLFKHQKWENRPDLICRVFQMKLLEFINDIVRDQLYGVVINNQYVIEFQKRGLPHAHIVVTFHEDDKLKDVEMVDRIINAYIPDRENQPLLYQRVADFHLHPPCGRINPEAPCMADGKCTKYYPKSFREKTSLSVGRNTRPEYRRPADGGEIFVAKWNRLITNRRVVPYNPYALAKYQCHINFEAVGSLQTIKYLHKYINKGPDNITLYVDEENTNTREGQRIDEIQQYIDSRYHVCSVRSRRVFFRSLYLVNKE; encoded by the coding sequence atggttTTATCACAGTCCTCAATTAAGAAACGGCTGAGACAACGAAGAAATGAGTGTAACTCATCTTCTCAAACACTGAATATACGAAATAGACGTGATGATAAAATAGAAAATGGAAGAAACTGTAACAATTCACCAACCATTCCATTTGTGCCATCTATTGTACAAGTTAAAGACGATATAGAAAATCGCAACAGACTATCCAATAGAGAATTGGTTGTTGTGCTAAAGAGACATCCTCTAATTAAATCCACGGCCGTAGTATTGAATTCCCAAGAAGCAGGATTTGAAAAAAGAGCTTATATAAATCGAGCAAAACAATTAAAAGTAGTTTTGCAACGAAATTTCTGGGATTTAATAGACAAATTCGTCTGTCCACCAAATTTTCGACCAGTTTCTATTTCGACACCagattttcaaatgagaaatttGACAGTGAGATTGGAGAAGAATGCTACTATAACAGATATGGTTATTTTTCgacaattgaaaataaacagaATGAGAAGTCTCAGAATCTCATTGCCATCGTCTCAACTAAAATACGATGAATTGGAAACTCCAAATAACCCTATAATCCCATGGCCAGACACACCATCCCCTTCAATAATAAGTTCAATGACGTCAACAACAAACAGAACTCAAAATCAACAATTACCAGCTACTGAAACAAGACACAGGCGCCGTAGACACGCAGAAGTTCCACATCGTATCACGTATAGAAACGCCATTACCATAGAACAAGACGAATTGGAGACACTTTGCACCCGACCAAACTATTGTGGGACATTGACTGAATTATGTCCTTTTTGTGGAGCCTTATTTTTTACAAGAGAAAAAACGACCAGAGATAACGAATATACTGGCTGCTGCAATAGAGGAGCTTTTACAATACCAGCTCTGAGTGCATGTCCTCCCACGTTAAAAGATTTATACGTAGGAGATGGTCCTTTGGCTTCTCAATTCAGATCCCAAATAAGACTGATCAATAGTCTATTTGCAGTGGCATCCTTTAAAACATCGAGACCGATACCAGAGAGAAGGGGACAGGGTCATTGGTGTTTCACCATATGCGGTCAAATATACCATTTCATAAGCGGTATACCCAATTCACAGGATAAGGAGAACATCCAACTGAACGAGATTTATTTTTTGGACGTAGAAGAAGCTTTGGCCCGAAGAAATGCTTTTGCTGATGATAGAGTCGATCCAGCATTAATGAGATTGATGGAATCTATTCTGAGAACACATAATAGATATATAAAAGCTTATAAAACTATGGGAGATGAAATCCGACAAGGGAAAACACAAAATTTGGAGGtggaaaatataataataggAATGACAAAAGAACCGGTCATAAATATTTTAGGTGCCCAACAAAATCAGAATTGGAGACCTGGACAGAGCGATATTGCAGCAATATTCGAGGGATCAGAACCTCCAATGAAGGTTGATTTGGTCGTCTATCCCCATAAGCCTGACGATCCTGATCCGATAAATCGACATCAACAATTGAAGCTCCTCAATCCTTTAGCCGACCCGATGGTGTATCCTCTATTATTCCCATGCGGCGATAATGGCTATTCCACCGGAATGAAATACAACATCAGAAGAGGCAGAACTTCTGGAAAAACTGTAACCATTCTCCAATACTATCGATTTAGGCTCTACGTCCGAGATGTATTTTCTTCCATTCACAACGGTGGTAAATTGTTCCAGCAGTATATTGTAGATGGCTGGGTAAAACACGAAATGAGTAGGCTGTGGTGGTTAagacagaatcaaaatgaattcagGAGAACAGCAGAAGAAACTCTACGAAGATTTAATCAGAACAGACAGAATGGGCATGTTGGTCGAGCTATCATCTTACCTTCCGGATTTCCAGGCGGTGACAGATACCGTCAAAGGCAGTATCTAGATGCAATGACTGTCGTAGTTAGATTTGGAAAACCTGATCTTTTCATAACCTTCACGTGCAATCCGAACTGGCCCGAAATCAAAAACAACCTCTTTAAACATCAGAAATGGGAAAATCGACCAGATTTGATTTGTAgagtttttcaaatgaaactgcTGGAATTCATTAACGACATCGTTCGAGATCAACTATATGGTGTCGTCATCAATAACCAATATGTAATTGAATTCCAAAAGAGGGGTCTACCACACGCCCATATCGTCGTCACATTCCATGAAGATGACAAATTGAAGGATGTTGAAATGGTCGACCGAATCATCAATGCCTATATTCCAGATAGAGAAAATCAACCCCTACTCTATCAGCGAGTTGCGGATTTTCATCTGCACCCTCCATGTGGCCGCATCAATCCGGAAGCTCCCTGTATGGCAGATGGTAAATGTACCAAGTATTACCCTAAATCATTCAGAGAAAAGACCTCATTATCTGTTGGTCGTAATACGAGACCTGAATATAGAAGACCTGCCGATGGCGGAGAGATTTTTGTAGCTAAGTGGAACCGCCTCATCACAAATCGGAGAGTGGTACCTTATAATCCTTATGCTTTGGCCAAATATCAATGCCATATTAACTTTGAAGCCGTAGGTTCCCTACAAACCATCAAATATCTGCATAAATATATCAATAAAGGGCCAGATAATATTACTCTCTATGTAGATGAGGAAAACACGAATACAAGAGAGGGTCAACGCATCGATGAGATACAACAATACATCGATAGCAGATATCACGTATGTTCCGTACGGAGTAGACGTGTGTTTTTCCGCTCCCTTTATTTAGTAAACAAAGAGTAG
- the LOC123686568 gene encoding uncharacterized protein LOC123686568 — protein sequence MAAAVYADLGGISFSSWLLKLGEGSLSNAILNQRAAPIAPEDLIEIPSRFHVASVDDLIDFVYGGDFTAKENGTKAILCPTNAAVDIINEIILQRIADTESRTYLIEDVYLGQEDDDFLAPLDLLNSINAPSLPPHELVLKRGAIVMLLQNLDVDEGECNGSRLRIIRLGHHIIECELLTGHRIGERLFLPRMKMKAQTPMLPKEILRFQFPVRLAYSMTINKSQGQTLDRVGICLKRPCFTHGQLYVAFSRVGSVECVRIFIEDSGKQGTFKFRGKKRFTRNIVFSKVLDELTPHRREIIHLPDPNPDEEDAADNGEKSGFAGPSSSNIPNSNCESDPTSQTMRMTSLKGLLLKFSAR from the coding sequence ATGGCGGCAGCAGTTTATGCAGATCTAGGTGGTATCTCTTTTTCATCTTGGTTATTGAAATTGGGTGAAGGTTCTCTATCGAATGCAATTCTCAATCAGCGGGCTGCTCCAATAGCACCGGAGGATCTCATCGAAATACCCTCCCGATTCCATGTTGCTTCTGTAGATGATTTAATAGATTTTGTTTATGGAGGTGATTTTACAGCTAAAGAAAACGGTACTAAGGCGATTCTTTGTCCAACAAATGCAGCAGTCGACATCATCAACGAAATAATCCTTCAACGGATAGCTGATACAGAATCGAGGACATATCTGATCGAGGACGTATATCTAGGACAGGAGGATGACGATTTTTTGGCCCCCCTTGATCTTTTGAATTCCATCAATGCTCCTTCTCTACCCCCTCATGAATTAGTTCTAAAACGTGGAGCGATTGTTATGTTGCTTCAAAATTTGGATGTGGATGAAGGCGAATGTAATGGTTCACGATTGAGGATTATTCGATTAGGTCATCATATAATCGAATGCGAATTGTTAACAGGTCATAGGATAGGCGAGAGGTTGTTCCTGCCGAGAATGAAGATGAAGGCCCAAACTCCCATGTTACCAAAAGAGATACTGCGTTTTCAATTTCCTGTCAGGTTAGCTTACAGTATGACCATAAATAAATCCCAGGGGCAAACTTTAGATAGGGTTGGTATTTGTCTCAAACGCCCATGTTTCACTCATGGTCAGCTGTATGTAGCTTTTTCTAGAGTTGGCAGCGTTGAATGCGTCCGCATATTTATCGAAGATTCCGGAAAACAGGGCACTTTCAAATTCCGAGGAAAGAAACGTTTCACTAGAAATATTGTGTTCTCgaaagttcttgatgaactgactCCTCACCGGcgggaaataattcatttgccGGATCCCAATCCTGATGAAGAAGATGCAGCCGACAATGGGGAAAAATCAGGTTTTGCAGGTCCTTCCTCTTCTAACATTCCTAATTCGAATTGCGAAAGTGATCCTACATCTCAGACGATGAGGATGACGTCTTTGAAAGGACTGCTCTTAAAATTCTCGGCGAGGTAG
- the LOC123686570 gene encoding uncharacterized protein LOC123686570: protein MAAAVYADLGGISFSSWLLKLGEGSLSNAILNQRAAPIAPEDLIEIPSRFHVASVDDLIDFVYGGDFTAKENGTKAILCPTNAAVDIINEIILQRIADTESRTYLSEDVYLGQEDDDFLAPLDLLNSINAPSLPPHELVLKRGAIVMLLRNLDVDEGECNGSRLRIIRLGHHIIECELLTGHRIGERLFLPRIKMKAQTPMLPKEILRFQFPVRLAYSMTINKSQGQTLDRVGICLKRPCFTHGQLYVAFSRVGSVECVRIFIEDSRKQGTFKFRGKKRFTRNIVFSKVLDELTPHRREIIHLPDPNPDEEDAADNGEKSGFAGPSSSNIPNSNCESDPTSQTMRMTSLKRLLLKFSAR from the coding sequence ATGGCGGCAGCAGTTTATGCAGATCTAGGTGGTATCTCTTTTTCATCTTGGTTATTGAAATTGGGTGAAGGTTCTCTATCGAATGCAATTCTCAATCAGCGGGCTGCTCCAATAGCACCGGAGGATCTCATCGAAATACCCTCCCGATTCCATGTTGCTTCTGTAGATGATTTAATAGATTTTGTTTATGGAGGTGATTTTACAGCTAAAGAAAACGGTACTAAGGCGATTCTTTGTCCAACAAATGCAGCAGTCGACATCATCAACGAAATAATCCTTCAACGGATAGCTGATACAGAATCGAGGACATATCTGAGCGAGGACGTATATCTAGGACAGGAGGATGACGATTTTTTGGCCCCCCTTGATCTTTTGAATTCCATCAATGCTCCTTCTCTACCCCCTCATGAATTAGTTCTAAAACGTGGAGCGATTGTTATGTTGCTTCGAAATTTGGATGTGGATGAAGGCGAATGTAATGGTTCACGATTGAGGATTATTCGATTAGGTCATCATATAATCGAATGCGAATTATTAACAGGTCATAGGATAGGCGAGAGGTTGTTCCTGCCGAGAATAAAGATGAAGGCCCAAACTCCCATGTTACCAAAAGAGATACTGCGTTTTCAATTTCCTGTCAGGTTAGCTTACAGTATGACCATAAATAAATCCCAGGGGCAAACTTTAGATAGGGTTGGTATTTGTCTCAAACGCCCATGTTTCACTCATGGTCAGCTGTATGTAGCTTTTTCTAGAGTTGGCAGCGTTGAATGCGTCCGCATATTTATCGAAGATTCCAGAAAACAGGGCACTTTCAAATTCCGAGGAAAGAAACGTTTCACTAGAAATATTGTGTTCTCgaaagttcttgatgaactgactCCTCACCGGcgggaaataattcatttgccGGATCCCAATCCTGATGAAGAAGATGCAGCCGACAATGGGGAAAAATCAGGTTTTGCAGGTCCTTCCTCTTCTAACATTCCTAATTCGAATTGCGAAAGTGATCCTACATCTCAGACGATGAGGATGACGTCTTTGAAACGACTGCTCTTAAAATTCTCGGCGAGGTAG
- the LOC123686571 gene encoding uncharacterized protein LOC123686571 — MAAAVYADLGGISFSSWLLKLGEGSLSNAILNQRAAPIAPEDLIEIPSRFHVASVDDLIDFVYGGDFTAKENGTKAILCPTNAAVDIINEIILQRIADTESRTYLSEDVYLGQEDDDFLAPLDLLNSINAPSLPPHELVLKRGAIVMLLRNLDVDEGECNGSRLRIIRLGHHIIECELLTGHRIGERLFLPRMKIKAQTPMLPKEILRFQFPVRLAYSMTINKSQGQTLDRVGICLKRPCFTHGQLYVAFSRVGSVECVRIFIEDSGKQGTFKFRGKKRFTRNIVFSKVLDELTPHRREIIHLPDPNPDEEDAADNGEKSGFAGPSSSNIPNSNCESDPTSQTMRMTSLKGLLLKFSAR, encoded by the coding sequence ATGGCGGCAGCAGTTTATGCAGATCTAGGTGGTATCTCTTTTTCATCTTGGTTATTGAAATTGGGTGAAGGTTCTCTATCGAATGCAATTCTCAATCAGCGGGCTGCTCCAATAGCACCGGAGGATCTCATCGAAATACCCTCCCGATTCCATGTTGCTTCTGTAGATGATTTAATAGATTTTGTTTATGGAGGTGATTTTACAGCTAAAGAAAACGGTACTAAGGCGATTCTTTGTCCAACAAATGCAGCAGTCGACATCATCAACGAAATAATCCTTCAACGGATAGCTGATACAGAATCGAGGACATATCTGAGCGAGGACGTATATCTAGGACAGGAGGATGACGATTTTTTGGCCCCCCTTGATCTTTTGAATTCCATCAATGCTCCTTCTCTACCCCCTCATGAATTAGTTCTAAAACGTGGAGCGATTGTTATGTTGCTTCGAAATTTGGATGTGGATGAAGGCGAATGTAATGGTTCACGATTGAGGATTATTCGATTAGGTCATCATATAATCGAATGCGAATTGTTAACAGGTCATAGGATAGGCGAGAGGTTGTTCCTGCCGAGAATGAAGATAAAGGCCCAAACTCCCATGTTACCAAAAGAGATACTGCGTTTTCAATTTCCTGTCAGGTTAGCTTACAGTATGACCATAAATAAATCCCAGGGGCAAACTTTAGATAGGGTTGGTATTTGTCTCAAACGCCCATGTTTCACTCATGGTCAGCTGTATGTAGCTTTTTCTAGAGTTGGCAGCGTTGAATGCGTCCGCATATTTATCGAAGATTCCGGAAAACAGGGCACTTTCAAATTCCGAGGAAAGAAACGTTTCACTAGAAATATTGTGTTCTCgaaagttcttgatgaactgactCCTCACCGGcgggaaataattcatttgccGGATCCCAATCCTGATGAAGAAGATGCAGCCGACAATGGGGAAAAATCAGGTTTTGCAGGTCCTTCCTCTTCTAACATTCCTAATTCGAATTGCGAAAGTGATCCTACATCTCAGACGATGAGGATGACGTCTTTGAAAGGACTGCTCTTAAAATTCTCGGCGAGGTAG
- the LOC123686567 gene encoding uncharacterized protein LOC123686567, whose protein sequence is MAAAVYADLGGISFSSWLLKLGEGSLSNAILNQRAAPIAPEDLIEIPSRFHVASVDDLIDFVYGGDFTAKENGTKAILCPTNAAVDIINEIILQRIADTESRTYLSEDVYLGQEDDDFLAPLDLLNSINAPSLPPHELVLKRGAIVMLLRNLDVDEGECNGSRLRIIRLGHHIIECELLTGHRIGERLFLPRIKMKAQTPMLPKEILRFQFPVRLAYSMTINKSQGQTLDRVGICLKRPCFTHGQLYVAFSRVGSVECVRIFIEDSRKQGTFKFRGKKRFTRNIVFSKVLDELTPHRREIIHLPDPNPDEEDAADNGEKSGFAGPSSSNIPNSNCESDPTSQTMRMTSLKRLLLKFSAR, encoded by the coding sequence ATGGCGGCAGCAGTTTATGCAGATCTAGGTGGTATCTCTTTTTCATCTTGGTTATTGAAATTGGGTGAAGGTTCTCTATCGAATGCAATTCTCAATCAGCGGGCTGCTCCAATAGCACCGGAGGATCTCATCGAAATACCCTCCCGATTCCATGTTGCTTCTGTAGATGATTTAATAGATTTTGTTTATGGAGGTGATTTTACAGCTAAAGAAAACGGTACTAAGGCGATTCTTTGTCCAACAAATGCAGCAGTCGACATCATCAACGAAATAATCCTTCAACGGATAGCTGATACAGAATCGAGGACATATCTGAGCGAGGACGTATATCTAGGACAGGAGGATGACGATTTTTTGGCCCCCCTTGATCTTTTGAATTCCATCAATGCTCCTTCTCTACCCCCTCATGAATTAGTTCTAAAACGTGGAGCGATTGTTATGTTGCTTCGAAATTTGGATGTGGATGAAGGCGAATGTAATGGTTCACGATTGAGGATTATTCGATTAGGTCATCATATAATCGAATGCGAATTGTTAACAGGTCATAGGATAGGCGAGAGGTTGTTCCTGCCGAGAATAAAGATGAAGGCCCAAACTCCCATGTTACCAAAAGAGATACTGCGTTTTCAATTTCCTGTCAGGTTAGCTTACAGTATGACCATAAATAAATCCCAGGGGCAAACTTTAGATAGGGTTGGTATTTGTCTCAAACGCCCATGTTTCACTCATGGTCAGCTGTATGTAGCTTTTTCTAGAGTTGGCAGCGTTGAATGCGTCCGCATATTTATCGAAGATTCCAGAAAACAGGGCACTTTCAAATTCCGAGGAAAGAAACGTTTCACTAGAAATATTGTGTTCTCgaaagttcttgatgaactgactCCTCACCGGcgggaaataattcatttgccGGATCCCAATCCTGATGAAGAAGATGCAGCCGACAATGGGGAAAAATCAGGTTTTGCAGGTCCTTCCTCTTCTAACATTCCTAATTCGAATTGCGAAAGTGATCCTACATCTCAGACGATGAGGATGACGTCTTTGAAACGACTGCTCTTAAAATTCTCGGCGAGGTAG